The following proteins are encoded in a genomic region of Debaryomyces hansenii CBS767 chromosome G complete sequence:
- a CDS encoding DEHA2G15246p (no similarity): MKFEFKLKRNLNSLRPINNEIESIEDADSMTDESSIFDSIPTSNSISVISEDIEEKKTFSRPISCYTTPPLSNASLTYKTFEKLPNRDLIRKSSWLGSLVSTSLKRKEDFYIKNNNTLDSTEDFDYSSINNDGRRQEFYQNLDIGNGATEEQFIIVDNKEQTKFDLDTLDDNSFTLTSTSFHSEDVSNISCSTIQSNNRIHRNARMKPEFDQNIVRDRLSFLQPTSSSMKIKIYINEKDQLEDVIALKVQKERLQDINVLIDIIISKITSMRSDINRENIKLFLVFKQESIRPILLSKTPRKTFNESNLNLFDNTSLIMDYLSGKEKLYIRALV, from the coding sequence atgaagtttGAATTCAAGCTTAAGAGGAATCTCAATTCGTTGAGGCccattaataatgaaattgaatccaTAGAAGATGCCGATAGTATGACAGATGAAAGTTCTATTTTTGACTCGATTCCCACAAGTAACTCTATTAGTGTCATAAgtgaagatattgaagagaagaaaacTTTCTCGAGACCTATAAGTTGCTATACTACTCCTCCTTTATCAAATGCGAGCTTAACATACAAAACCTTCGAAAAGCTCCCAAACCGAGActtaataagaaaaagcTCGTGGCTAGGAAGTCTAGTTTCTACTTCATTAAAAAGAAAGGAAGatttttatataaagaACAATAATACTCTTGATAGTACCGAAGACTTTGATTATagttcaataaataatgatggTAGAAGGCAAGagttttatcaaaatttagACATCGGCAATGGGGCTACGGAAGAACAGTTTATAATAGTCGACAACAAAGAACAGACTAAATTTGATCTAGATACATTAGatgataattcattcaCGTTGACATCAACCAGTTTTCATTCCGAGGATGTTTCAAACATATCTTGCTCAACAATACAGTCCAATAATAGAATACACAGAAATGCTAGAATGAAGCCAGAGTTTGATCAGAATATTGTCAGAGATAGATTATCATTCTTACAACCCACAAGTTCCAGCatgaagataaaaatcTACATTAATGAAAAGGATCAACTTGAAGACGTAATAGCTTTGAAAGTACAGAAGGAACGTTTACAAGATATAAATGTGTTAATTgacataataataagtaAAATTACTAGTATGCGTTCAGATATAAATAGGGAGAATATCAAATTGTTCCTAGTTTTCAAACAAGAGAGCATCAGaccaattcttctttcaaagaCACCTAGAAAGACCTTTAATGAGtctaatttaaatttatttgacaaCACTAGCTTGATAATGGATTATTTATCGGGCAAAGAAAAGCTCTACATCAGAGCTTTAGTTTAA
- a CDS encoding DEHA2G15268p (similar to uniprot|P38070 Saccharomyces cerevisiae YBR028C) — translation MTGIFNMDDDDEDLSTKLEKKLNLNYRLVDENGITAIDEDDINDTVGELPRPIPVKNTRRNSIPSTINPSSYEIDIQESYVSSLNNTNNFKNYKPKLSDFEPIKVLGRGAYGKVILVREISTNRLFAQKQLKKASLVINETNEIHQINYSRTINEKSILEIVNHPNIVSLYYAFQDNDKVYLILEYLSGGELFHHLAQEKFMSEKNASYYIAQIILALRYLHNKLGVIYRDLKPENCMLNSYGNLVLTDFGLSKVSTTDEKKHSMTGTVQYMAPEILKSEPYTYSVDWWSLGCVAYDLLTGSPPFNGNNNKKIIEKVISSKKTLKFPFYLSLDAKDLLRKLLQPNPYKRFNIDNDFDSLKKHRFFRHIDWSQLESPDYQLETLPPILPIITDPILAENFDEEFTEMSFTPPSNGSDRIHCAAGANQSDILHIKDFTFTNDSYLNSVFNV, via the coding sequence ATGACAGGAATCTTCAATATggatgatgacgatgaagatttatCGACGAAGCTAGAGAAAAAGCTTAATTTGAACTACAGGCTAGTAGATGAGAACGGTATCACCGCAATagacgaagatgatataaatgataCAGTTGGTGAATTACCACGGCCAATACCAGTGAAAAATACTAGAAGAAATAGCATACCATCAACCATTAATCCGTCCTCTTATGAAATTGACATTCAGGAATCGTATGTTTCGTCTTTAAATAATAcgaataatttcaaaaattataaacCAAAATTGTCAGATTTCGAGCCAATAAAGGTGTTAGGCAGAGGTGCTTATGGTAAAGTTATATTGGTCAGAGAAATTTCTACAAATAGGTTATTTGCACAGAAGCAACTCAAGAAAGCATCGTTGGTAATAAATGAAACTAATGAAATACATCAGATAAATTACAGCAGAacaattaatgaaaaatccATTTTGGAAATAGTTAATCATCCCAATATTGTGAGCTTGTACTATGCGTTTCAGGATAATGATAAagtttatttaatattggaatatcTTAGTGGTGGAGAATTGTTTCACCATTTAGCACAGGAGAAGTTTATGAGTGAAAAGAACGCTTCTTATTATATTGCACAAATAATTTTGGCCTTGAGATATTTGCATAATAAGCTCGGAGTTATATATAGAGATTTGAAACCTGAGAATTGTATGTTGAATTCGTATGGCAATTTGGTGTTGACAGATTTTGGTTTGTCTAAAGTTTCCACAACAGACGAAAAAAAGCACTCAATGACAGGTACGGTCCAGTATATGGCACcagaaattttgaaaagcGAACCATATACATACTCCGTTGACTGGTGGTCATTGGGGTGTGTTGCATATGATCTATTAACAGGCTCACCTCCATTCAATGGTAACAACAATAAAAAAATCATAGAGAAGGTTATTTCTTCGAAGAAGACTTTAAAATTTCCCTTTTATCTTTCATTGGATGCTAAAGATTTGTTAAGAAAGTTATTGCAGCCAAATCCATATAAGCgattcaatattgataatgattttgatcTGTTAAAGAAACATCGTTTTTTCAGACATATTGATTGGTCACAATTGGAAAGTCCTGATTATCAATTAGAAACATTACCGCCTATATTGCCTATTATCACTGATCCAATATTGGCCgaaaattttgatgaagaatttacTGAGATGTCTTTTACTCCACCAAGCAATGGAAGTGATAGAATTCACTGTGCAGCTGGAGCCAATCAATCTGATATATTGCATATTAAAGACTTTACATTCACTAATGATAGCTACTTGAACTCGGTTTTCAACGTATAA
- a CDS encoding DEHA2G15290p (no similarity) gives MNKIAFFYAIIILCIIQLACFVFIANLHSWLGEYITGDVSQLYSPNSVELFESAFLALLLVGATGFVTFVRDLLFVQKKTSNTNGTFHKFYLPIIEELLKFGLVYFVARRGRGTDHLAGSNETIHGDTNNSEGAPDLGVKQVAIIALVFNFVKFCQFTYRFSPINYEKGYKEFISLYRMWREHITIDRALRSNNKVKVDAAMILAGSLNDGERSVYSKKSTATLIAPEVMSIPSRVPSLDTGSLNFKKLPSFKSDMVSADLESCYNLVDKLYSISPKNTYHLDTDDVIVVSIDDLEDDEDPLKSIANYSNNTLNSNVQHYEQNNFQKEGGKEKNNLTQISDLNLERNACCIASSNDNGNYDTSPFWTSQFISNMNFFAWLLPFLPIPQKSEELNNNTRPLTNNRKFDSAIKNKLSSYQLDRNSVTDTETLHSSEALLSQHNLPISNYGAIDVESQISADAIVSSICVNERNNIIDFQLFVDNYFGYTYDSNQISIDPIFEMFGVTITEFSAKLFIILFNCNYVWNLSTFLIYAYPFFNDSFSHFHFMILGILIIKLFNRNFIHSKDLRKSIKFSLVVEISINLIIFVGIILLLLFGVDYT, from the coding sequence ATGAACAAAATTGCATTTTTCTATGCAATTATCATCCTATGCATAATACAGTTGGCCTGCTTTGTCTTCATAGCTAATTTGCATTCATGGCTCGGCGAATACATAACTGGAGATGTAAGTCAATTGTACAGCCCAAATTCCGTGGAACTATTTGAATCTGCATTTCTAGCATTGTTGCTCGTAGGGGCTACTGGTTTCGTTACTTTTGTCAGAGATTTGCTATTCGTTCAAAAGAAGACGTCTAATACAAACGGAACATTCCATAAGTTCTATTTACCAATCATTGAGGAATTGCTCAAATTTGGTTTGGTTTATTTCGTTGCCCGTCGTGGCAGAGGTACAGATCATTTAGCTGGACTGAATGAAACGATTCATGGAGATACAAACAACTCCGAAGGTGCTCCTGATTTAGGTGTTAAACAAGTAGCCATAATAGCGTTGGTTTTCAATTTCGTCAAATTCTGTCAATTTACGTATAGATTCTCTCCCATTAATTACGAAAAGGGTTATAAAGAATTCATAAGTCTTTATAGAATGTGGCGTGAACATATTACAATTGACAGGGCGTTACGCAGCAATAATAAAGTGAAAGTGGATGCAGCAATGATTTTAGCTGGATCTTTGAATGACGGTGAGCGGTCTGtttattcaaagaaatcaactGCCACCTTAATCGCACCTGAGGTTATGTCGATACCATCGAGGGTTCCATCATTGGATACAGgttctttgaatttcaagaaattaccATCATTCAAATCTGATATGGTATCTGCCGATTTGGAATCATGCTATAATCTAGTTGATAAactttattcaatatctcCAAAGAACACGTATCATCTAGATACAGACGATGTTATCGTGGTGTCGATTGACGACttagaagatgatgaagatcCACTAAAATCGATCGCTAACTACAGTAACAATacattaaattcaaatgtaCAGCATTACGAACAAAACAATTTCCAGAAAGAGGGCGGAAAGGAAAAAAACAATTTAACACAAATTTctgatttgaatttggaaaGAAATGCATGCTGCATTGCTTCTCTGAATGATAATGGGAATTATGATACTAGTCCATTTTGGACATCACAATTCATATcgaatatgaattttttcGCTTGGTTATTACCGTTTCTACCTATTCCTCAAAAGAGTGAAGAGTTAAACAATAATACCCGTCCATTGAccaataatagaaaatttgATTCGGCgatcaaaaataaattatcgtCTTATCAACTTGACAGAAACTCCGTTACCGATACTGAAACTTTGCATTCGTCGGAAGCTTTGCTCTCGCAGCATAACTTGCCTATATCAAATTACGGAGCGATAGATGTCGAATCCCAAATATCAGCTGATGCTATAGTAAGTTCAATTTGCGTGAATGAAcgaaataatattattgacttccaattatttgttgataattatttcGGTTATACTTATGACTCAAACCAAATCTCCATCGAtccaatatttgaaatgttTGGAGTTACAATTACTGAATTTAGTGCCAaactcttcattattttattcaacTGTAATTATGTGTGGAATCTTAGCACATTTTTGATCTATGCATAcccatttttcaatgattcattTCTGCATTTTCATTTCATGATACTTGGtatcttgataataaagCTTTTCAATCGGAACTTTATTCATAGCAAAGACCTAAGAAAAAGTATTAAATTCTCATTGGTTGTTGAAATTCTgattaatttgattatatttgtTGGCATCATTCTATTGTTACTTTTTGGTGTCGATTACACCTGA
- a CDS encoding DEHA2G15312p (similar to uniprot|P35127 Saccharomyces cerevisiae YJR099w YUH1 ubiquitin-specific protease) → MVDSKRVIPLESNPSIFNSLSKKLGLSPVLQFHDVYSLTDSELLAFLPQPVYAIILLFPLTKNYEQYRKSSDKEQSKYNNEKFNDVKWFKQTIGNGCGLYALLHILANLPDDFIIDNSILKKCLLSQLSKSLSVKETANLVEQLEKNIQLDSNYGTQGQTEAPDASESIDLHFITFVKGKDNHLYELDGRRAGPIDLGISTSSNHILDDSKLTEKIQFYMDNTDDENKHNFAMMAMGPSLD, encoded by the coding sequence ATGGTAGATTCAAAAAGAGTGATTCCATTGGAGTCTAATCCAAgtatatttaattctttatcgAAGAAGTTGGGCTTATCACCTGTGCTTCAATTTCATGACGTTTATTCCTTAACAGATAGTGAGCTATTAGCATTTCTTCCTCAACCGGTATAtgcaataattttgttATTCCCATTAACCAAGAATTATGAACAATATAGAAAGAGCTCAGATAAAGAacaatcaaaatataataatgaaaaatttaatgatgTTAAGTGGTTCAAGCAAACTATAGGCAATGGGTGCGGACTTTATGCTTTGCTTCATATTTTGGCTAATTTACCAGATgactttattattgataaccTGATTTTAAAAAAGTGTTTGTTGTCTCAGTTGAGCAAGAGTTTGTCCGTAAAGGAAACTGCAAACCTAGTTGAGCAATTAGAAAAAAATATCCAGTTGGACTCTAATTACGGTACGCAGGGCCAAACAGAAGCTCCCGATGCAAGTGAATCAATAGACTTGCACTTCATTACTTTTGTTAAAGGAAAAGATAATCATTTATATGAACTTGATGGAAGAAGAGCTGGCCCGATTGACTTAGGTATATCAACTAGCCTGAACCATATTCTAGATGATTCTAAATTAACTGAAAAGATCCAATTCTACATGGATAATACTGATGACGAGAATAAACATAATTTTGCAATGATGGCTATGGGTCCCTCCCTTGATTAG
- a CDS encoding DEHA2G15334p (weakly similar to uniprot|Q12049 Saccharomyces cerevisiae YPR045c), which yields MIKNNSSDKINSTDNMGGTYNEVTPSVTLGKNNSNLSAKSSSSSQESASSTSGNPGQTSTQESQEAGQNWPPSLQEFVNNSFIRSSLLSNSDKVMFNTQLQSLMEKALSTGKIWENDWETQKIPILDKSCKKLELECLNKKPKTKREDSTPTSTVFLPPPKRQKTKKKQSNNLPATLPATPNITTKSSNTEVFGSNKESEFNSAEKKKQRMARFGAESLTPEPFKRINEASSTKVIVGKCEDLEKHYLRLTSEPDPYKVRPQRVLEKSVKFILDKYKGDSSAGYSYVNNQFKSIRQDLTVQHIKNDFAMQVYETHARIAIENNDLGEFNQCQSQLKYLYYLKKKSDKNLSNNVYSVELEFTCYRIIYMLMMGNYSEIYKLRLELCSNKPKAKGKKQIELLDCIEKAFLLQSYQIHGDYHKFFNTYNFFKSIPSMNLASHLIKHFLVSKERIKSLNTIAKSYRKLPVPFLVEELKFTSNAEDDVDNWNTFLTKYNLLQFLVSGTDFDCAASRGILQSIVVQNGFRKIDIKGQI from the coding sequence ATGATTAAGAACAATTCATCTGATAAGATAAATTCGACTGATAATATGGGAGGTACATATAATGAAGTGACTCCTTCAGTTACTCTAGGGAAGAATAATCTGAACCTTTCTGCTAAGTCATCAAGCTCATCACAGGAATCAGCCTCATCTACGTCCGGCAATCCTGGCCAAACTAGCACCCAAGAATCACAAGAAGCAGGTCAAAACTGGCCACCATCGTTACAGGAATTTGTTAACAACAGTTTTATAAGGTCAAGCTTACTCAGTAACTCTGATAAGGTTATGTTTAATACTCAGCTACAATCATTAATGGAGAAAGCCTTATCAACAGGTAAAATATGGGAGAATGATTGGGAGACTCAGAAGATCCCTATATTAGATAAGTCATGCAAAAAATTGGAACTAGAGTGTTTGAATAAGAAGCCGAAGACTAAAAGAGAAGATCTGACTCCAACGAGTACAGTTTTCCTTCCACCTCCAAAAAGACAGAAAACGAAAAAGAAACAATCCAATAATCTTCCAGCAACTCTTCCAGCAACCCCCAACATAACTAcgaaatcatcaaatacaGAAGTTTTTGGGCTGAATAAGGAATCAGAGTTTAATTCTGCTGagaaaaagaaacaaaGGATGGCCAGATTTGGAGCGGAATCTCTAACACCAGAACctttcaaaagaatcaaCGAAGCGAGCAGCACCAAGGTAATCGTAGGTAAATgtgaagatttggaaaagCATTATTTAAGGTTGACATCAGAACCAGATCCGTATAAAGTAAGACCCCAGAGGGTGCTAGAGAAAAGTgtgaaatttattttagATAAATACAAGGGAGATCTGCTGGCAGGATATTCATATGTcaataatcaattcaaatCCATAAGACAAGATTTGACAGTTCAGCATATTAAGAATGATTTTGCAATGCAAGTATACGAAACTCATGCCAGAATAGCaatagaaaataatgatttggGAGAATTTAACCAATGCCAATCgcaattaaaatatttatattatctCAAGAAAAAATctgataaaaatttatctaataatgtATATTCTGTGGAGTTGGAGTTTACATGCTACagaattatatatatgttaATGATGGGTAACTATTCAGAAATCTACAAGCTAAGATTAGAATTATGTTCCAATAAGCCCAAGGCAAAAGGGAAAAAGCAAATAGAGTTATTAGACTGTATTGAAAAAGCTTTCCTTTTGCaaagttatcaaattcatgGAGACTAccataaatttttcaacacatataattttttcaaatctattCCATCAATGAACTTGGCTTCTCATTTGATAAAGCATTTTTTGGTGAGTAAGGAAAgaataaaatcattgaataCAATTGCTAAGAGTTATAGAAAGTTACCTGTTCCATTCCTCGTGGAAGAATTAAAGTTTACGAGCAACGCAGAAGATGACGTTGACAATTGGAATACCTTTTTGACAAAATATAACTTACTTCAATTCCTTGTGCTGGGTACTGATTTTGATTGCGCTGCATCAAGAGGCATTTTGCAAAGTATTGTAGTCCAAAATGGTTTTAGGAAGATAGACATTAAGGGTCAAATTTAA
- a CDS encoding DEHA2G15356p (no similarity) gives MRSAIFNKDPQVFSEPKRQSKSRPSLKNSSPSISSTNSPIIRQKSTPTTPNVGENSKSSNDSKKPIINGANIAWNLDEMVNSYHEHRILPPILSPTIPQGQSKQGEEKNISKENSSTGSVNAIASENLPLSMLSPTLPVMFDSDSKEATPSSNYSKLVQPKPKHPNPKSSSKLVGSSVNQPQPSRPKVRWIDKSQDIRPKFLLRINFRNQPKYKESFNVDKADSPRKYNGLGISSSNIDPTAKETQGQIYKEPSQETTFKKPQEAKEDARQADKAPFKRQGDKLDKQQKKEEQLKQLNSDVLQKEQAQLTNLERLRVSKSQSPLISSQSKLSFTDEEKEEFKANLISKKNYWIKIARQTKAESDKTKDPILSIVISIDALLLYMISYDYDEKSKLVAELLPSERYWNSLYQDCSNLIVQLKQQISTTNEKSTSRTPLTEYIQLFIGILYQMKAIILKQVNSVFQKVIDSYIFKKKNHKNDPLNELNNKIIELQQSTINNYNKSIANFAKAESFFFMTSQVSVNFPKTWYNKSPHMNPTQTYVTSFVPGGDNYFLPIGMYSELREISGFTFSCLREFSELFLCTKNNGDKPETIYILQSGLKGAPTDELLIS, from the coding sequence ATGAGGTCTGCTATATTTAATAAGGATCCACAGGTATTTTCGGAACCGAAGCGACAGTCAAAGTCAAGACCtctgttgaaaaattcatccCCTAGTATCAGTTCCACTAATTCACCTATAATACGTCAAAAGTCAACACCAACAACCCCAAATGTTGGCGAAAATTCCAAAAGCTCAAATGATAGTAAAAAACCTATTATTAATGGAGCTAATATTGCATGGAATTTAGACGAAATGGTCAACAGCTACCATGAACATCGAATTCTTCCCCCCATATTATCGCCAACGATACCCCAAGGTCAGTCTAAACAAGGTGAGGAAAAGAATATAAGTAAGGAAAACTCATCTACAGGGTCAGTAAATGCTATTGCAAGTGAAAATTTACCCCTTTCAATGTTATCCCCAACATTACCTGTAATGTTTGATAGTGATAGTAAAGAAGCAACACCAAGTAGTAATTATTCGAAATTAGTTCAACCTAAACCAAAACATCCAAACCCAAAAAGCTCATCGAAATTGGTAGGTCTGTCTGTTAATCAACCTCAACCATCAAGGCCTAAAGTTCGCTGGATCGACAAATCTCAAGACATACGCCCAAAATTTCTCCTCAGAATCAACTTCCGTAATCAACCTAAGTATAAGGAGAGCTTCAATGTTGATAAGGCAGATTCTCCAAGAAAATACAATGGCCTAGGAATATCGAGTTCAAATATTGACCCTACTGCAAAGGAAACCCAAGGACAAATATACAAAGAACCAAGCCAAGAAACCACGTTCAAAAAGCCCCAAGAAGCAAAGGAAGATGCAAGACAAGCAGACAAAGCTCCTTTTAAGAGACAGGGTGATAAACTTGACAAGCAACAAAAAAAGGAGGAGcaattgaaacaattgaatagtGATGTTTTACAGAAAGAGCAAGCTCAATTAACTAACTTGGAAAGATTAAGAGTTCTGAAAAGTCAATCTCCACTAATACTGAGTCAACTGAAATTATCTTTCACTGATGAggagaaagaagaatttaaagCAAATTTAATactgaagaaaaattattggataaaGATAGCTAGACAAACGAAAGCAGAATCGGATAAAACAAAAGACCCGATCTTATCAATAGTGATAAGTATTGATGCTTTATTATTGTATATGATATCCTATGATTATGACGAGAAGCTGAAACTAGTCGCTGAATTATTACCTCTGGAAAGGTATTGGAATTCTCTTTATCAAGATTGTTCAAATTTGATTGTTCAGCTAAAACAGCAAATATCGAcaactaatgaaaaatcTACTTCTCGGACACCATTGACTGAATACATACAATTATTCATAGGCATATTATACCAGATGAAGgctattatattgaaacaAGTTAATTCAGTTTTTCAGAAAGTGATTGATCtgtatattttcaaaaaaaaaaaccaTAAGAATGATCCacttaatgaattaaataataaaattatagaATTACAGCAATCGACGATTAACAATTACAATAAAAGCATTGCAAATTTTGCCAAGGCAGAatcattcttttttatGACTTCACAAGTATCGGTGAATTTTCCGAAGACATGGTATAATAAGTCTCCGCATATGAATCCTACCCAGACCTATGTAACTAGCTTTGTCCCCGGTGGCGATAACTACTTTTTGCCAATAGGAATGTATTCTGAATTGAGAGAAATTAGTGGTTTTACGTTTAGTTGTCTTAGAGAATTTAGCGAACTATTCCTATGTACTAAGAATAATGGCGATAAACCCGaaacaatttatatacttcAATCTGGCTTGAAAGGTGCACCCACTGACGAGCTTTTAATATCATAA
- a CDS encoding DEHA2G15378p (weakly similar to CA3693|IPF4874 Candida albicans) — protein sequence MNIPRENNDSINSPLHQLEIQMRNARRSDRTPNNTRYSTNANPNNIDRESIYSFDSVSTNGRLLDRLGLDNDDFYEEDDINFGLNHRDSVISMQSTGRLLDRLGIDDDDLALAGVSGSTDEPKPRTSTTNQDRHKPIFANSATTSERVPLSMKSSANQRPQAANSMYRNSSERSENRPKLKTSPVKVALPNQNFSVDSFHADLSSINSSPSSNSDYQNFQSSSKSFPNDIPLFTRNSPVVRNGSQSIESSVKDPSTLEPGFFPKSKSVSYKHNPIPKGLSFRDRPDVTSDADDECNFSSSDSVDKISIFKSGTDRTPSGPKTPSSSINRSVSTSATMSKSQMNTMSPNRVTSGSSTPPTPLLAGEVSPDSRTQTAIKLRKMGKDREASYQLRIAASMPNNFPKAMYLYGMALKFGQGVKQNNRHSLKWFCRCILTGIQITNPQIALRLNELEPEDMISLINKELKSDKPIDPNELYGYYSRLQPSQLTKIVNISKSQSDIVSASYHEVGNALVSGSGLSTKDEVIGIAYLCKAGSMGFINSMVQLGDIWCSKSKSHKKDYYKAASWLRLSEIFGVTSIGNSWIYKEKYMPSKNKK from the coding sequence ATGAATATTCCAAGAGAAAACAATGATTCGATTAATTCGCCTTTACATCAACTAGAGATACAAATGAGAAATGCCAGAAGGTCAGATAGGACTCCAAATAATACTCGTTATAGCACAAATGCAAATCCCAATAATATAGACAGAGAAAGTATTTACTCGTTCGATTCGGTAAGTACTAACGGAAGACTACTCGATCGCTTAGGGTTAGACAACGACGACTTCTATGAAGAGGACGACATAAATTTCGGGTTGAACCATCGGGACAGTGTTATATCCATGCAATCTACTGGGAGATTATTAGATAGACTTGGAATTGACGATGATGACCTTGCATTGGCCGGAGTAAGTGGATCTACAGATGAGCCTAAACCACGTACGTCTACTACAAACCAAGACAGACATAAGCCAATATTTGCAAATTCGGCGACGACATCAGAAAGAGTACCATTAAGTATGAAGAGCTCTGCCAATCAAAGACCACAAGCAGCTAACAGCATGTACAGAAATTCCAGTGAGAGGAGTGAAAATAGACCTAAACTTAAAACGAGTCCAGTAAAGGTTGCTTTGCCGAATCAAAACTTTTCGGTGGACTCCTTTCACGCTGACTTAAGTTCAATTAACAGTTCCCCTTCGAGTAATAGTGATTACCAAAACTTTCAATCATCCAGTAAGTCTTTCCCCAATGATATTCCTCTTTTTACCAGAAATTCTCCAGTGGTAAGGAATGGTAGCCAGTCTATTGAACTGTCCGTAAAAGATCCATCAACGCTAGAGCCTGGATTTTTTCCTAAGTCGAAATCTGTCTCGTATAAGCATAACCCGATACCGAAAGGATTATCTTTCAGAGATAGGCCAGATGTGACAAGTGATGCAGATGATGAGTGCAACTTTAGTAGTTCTGATTCAGTAGATAAGATTTCCATATTCAAATCTGGTACTGATAGGACTCCATCAGGTCCGAAAACACCATCGTCATCTATAAATAGGTCAGTATCTACAAGTGCAACCATGAGTAAGTCACAGATGAATACAATGTCTCCTAATAGAGTTACATCCGGCTCAAGCACACCCCCAACACCTTTACTCGCTGGTGAAGTATCACCAGATTCTCGTACGCAAACAGCAATCAAACTAAGAAAAATGGGTAAAGACAGGGAAGCATCATATCAACTAAGAATTGCAGCGAGTATGccaaataattttccaaaagCCATGTATTTATATGGAATGGCTTTAAAATTTGGGCAAGGTGTAAAGCAAAATAATAGACATTCGCTAAAATGGTTTTGTAGATGTATCCTTACTGGTATCCAAATAACAAATCCACAAATTGCGTTAAGATTAAATGAGTTGGAACCCGAAGACATGATATCTCTTAtcaataaagaattaaaaagtGATAAACCAATCGATCCGAACGAATTATATGGTTATTACTCAAGGCTACAACCATCACAATTAACCAAGATTGTTAACATTTCAAAGTCACAGCTGGACATAGTAAGTGCATCATATCATGAAGTAGGGAATGCGCTAGTTAGTGGTTCGGGTCTTTCCACTAAGGATGAAGTGATCGGTATTGCATATCTATGTAAAGCTGGCTCTATGGGTTTTATAAATTCGATGGTTCAGTTAGGAGATATCTGGTGTTCTAAGTCTAAATCACACAAGAAAGATTATTACAAGGCAGCCTCCTGGTTAAGATTAAGTGAAATCTTTGGGGTTACGTCTATCGGGAATAGCTGGATATATAAGGAAAAGTATATGCCATcgaaaaataaaaaataa